The following coding sequences are from one Salvia hispanica cultivar TCC Black 2014 chromosome 3, UniMelb_Shisp_WGS_1.0, whole genome shotgun sequence window:
- the LOC125216927 gene encoding uncharacterized protein LOC125216927 isoform X2: MGSLMYLPDNNENGMARKVVLHKRYDGGFEAPRNSMELPVESSYGLYAARDNILYAHHMTKELSGEDYYSTEAPMKKLICEEISKRPDLRSKSPSVVARLMGVDVLPFDSKPGMQLTDIRNGSPVDKFMDENRSKKGSVGHTVSIPNCSKQIEVDHTGRYIDGYPYQSSSRLKSNRPKPREHPQEEELQKFKQDFEVWQAARFNKCSNFVKFDSPPPELLAQEELNREKMYLYATSCRTNKCESLREDDDLSELNDSCNMLDFERVAKKNLRYSDGGKESLHPNRGIRTDFRASQLMSSGHLLNIVSAPSKIVVLRPGPDMTSISDGSWGNTPSTSAGADTIEDFLADVKERLESELQGKCSKRSTTVRGRGIETPYREKPSKSREIAECIAQEVRDSVSRDLGMNLPRSQSTRSYRSGIQNGTGSPEFINRDTRKFLAERLSNVLKGERHRQAVRNSSTFSMSDFEKGKPGQLRSTWTENKMRHHDSFRNELQKRSCSFREDPDEVGMHHQEDMSPRNLVRSLSTPVSVSGRSFGNLLLEDRHVLTGTQIRRKHEATEKVPMNIKKQKKDKFNIREKVSSFRYNLTLRVRLFRRRVKSMERSSQNKNNLFNNIPNGPVSMMSFSDTHGNSTEVPPSPASVCSSVHDEFWRSNDYLSPISSSGGLQLEDSDVSNVFREINSNLTELRRKLDQFEGACLEETMHEPHPAEVETDIEDQSEAYIRDLLIAAGLYDDSFSRSLSKWTPLGKPITAQVFEEVEEMYKESTKVKDQAEKTNHKMIVDLLNEVLPAILREPVNISRYMEKANGLEHKSPNGRILLSLVWNSIRVYVHPPTDRCYYALDNLLALDLKSTPWSRSIDDDVNALSRDIECLIIGDMIEEMVKDMHSQLGV; encoded by the exons ATGGGAAGCTTGATGTACCTGCCTGACAATAACGAGAACGGGATGGCTAGGAAAGTTGTTCTGCATAAGAGATATGATGGTG GTTTTGAAGCTCCACGAAATAGTATGGAACTGCCAGTTGAGTCATCCTATGGATTATATGCTGCAAGAGATAATATATTG TATGCTCATCACATGACAAAGGAATTATCTGGTGAGGACTACTACTCCACTGAGGCTCCAATGAAGAAGTTAATATGTGAAGAGATTTCTAAAAGACCTGATTTAAGATCAAAATCACCAAGCGTAGTGGCTCGCCTAATGGGAGTTGATGTGTTACCTTTTGATTCAAAACCTGGGATGCAACTGACTGATATAAGAAATGGAAGTCCAGTGGACAAGTTTATGGACGAGAATCGATCTAAGAAGGGCTCAGTTGGTCATACAGTCTCTATCCCCAATTGCTCCAAGCAGATAGAAGTTGATCACACTGGTCGTTATATTGATGGCTATCCTTATCAGTCCAGCAGCAGGTTGAAGTCGAATAGACCTAAACCCAGGGAACATCCTCAAGAAGAGGAGCTACAGAAGTTCAAGCAGGACTTTGAAGTATGGCAAGCAGCACGATTTAACAAATgttctaattttgtaaaatttgacAGTCCTCCACCCGAGCTGCTTGCACAAGAAGAACTCAATAGAGAGAAGATGTATCTTTATGCTACTTCTTGTAGAACTAACAAGTGTGAGAGCCTAAGGGAAGATGATGATCTATCAGAACTAAATGATTCCTGCAACATGCTTGACTTTGAGAGGGTTGCAAAGAAAAATTTACGCTATTCAGATGGGGGAAAGGAATCTTTACATCCAAATAGAGGGATAAGAACAGACTTTAGGGCCTCTCAACTCATGAGTTCTGGTCATTTGCTTAATATTGTTTCAGCTCCTTCCAAGATTGTGGTTTTAAGGCCTGGTCCTGATATGACAAGTATCAGTGATGGTTCGTGGGGCAATACTCCCAGCACTTCAGCAGGGGCAGATACTATAGAAGATTTTCTTGCAGATGTGAAGGAAAGACTAGAGTCTGAGTTGCAAGGTAAATGTTCTAAGAGGAGCACAACTGTGAGAGGACGAGGGATTGAGACCCCTTACAGGGaaaaaccatcaaaatcaaGAGAAATAGCTGAGTGTATCGCACAAGAGGTGAGAGATAGTGTCTCAAGGGATCTTGGGATGAATTTACCTCGTTCTCAGTCTACAAGATCGTACAGAAGTGGAATTCAGAACGGAACAGGTTCTCCTGAGTTCATCAACAGAGATACAAGGAAATTCTTAGCAGAGAGGTTGAGTAATGTTCTTAAAGGAGAAAGACATCGTCAAGCTGTCCGTAATAGTTCAACGTTTTCCATGTCAGATTTTGAGAAGGGTAAACCCGGACAGTTAAGGAGTACATGgactgaaaataaaatgcgCCATCATGatagttttagaaatgaattacAAAAGCGCAGCTGCTCTTTCAGAGAGGATCCTGATGAAGTTGGGATGCACCACCAGGAAGACATGTCTCCGAGGAACCTAGTGAGATCTTTATCAACTCCAGTCTCGGTATCTGGAAGATCATTTGGAAATCTCCTTCTGGAGGATCGCCATGTACTAACTGGGACACAAATCAGGAGGAAGCATGAAGCAACTGAGAAGGTCCCCATGAACattaaaaaacagaaaaaggaTAAATTTAACATAAGGGAAAAGGTTTCGAGCTTTCGATACAACTTGACGCTCAGAGTGAGACTGTTCCGTAGGAGAGTGAAGTCTATGGAGAGATCCagtcaaaacaaaaacaacctCTTCAACAATATTCCAAATGGACCAGTATCCATGATGAGTTTCTCTGACACACAT GGGAATTCCACTGAAGTGCCACCCAGCCCCGCATCCGTGTGCAGTAGTGTTCATGATGAGTTTTGGAGGTCAAATGACTACCTAAGTCCTATATCATCATCAGGTGGACTTCAACTGGAGGACAGCGACGTGTCCAATGTTTTCAGAGAAATAAACTCAAATTTGACGG AGTTGCGGAGGAAATTAGATCAATTTGAAGGAGCTTGTCTAGAGGAAACTATGCATGAACCACATCCTGCAGAAGTTGAAACAGATATAGAGGACCAATCTGAAGCCTACATTAGAGATTTGTTGATTGCTGCTGGTCTGTATGATGATTCATTTAGTCGATCGCTGTCAAAATGGACACCACTTGGTAAGCCTATCACCGCCCAGGTCTTCGAGGAAGTTGAAGAGATGTATAAAGAAAGCACCAAGGTTAAAGATCAGGcagaaaaaacaaatcacaAGATGATAGTTGATTTGTTGAATGAAGTGCTTCCTGCCATACTTAGAGAACCGGTGAACATATCTAGATACATGGAGAAGGCTAACGGGCTCGAGCACAAGTCTCCAAATGGAAGAATATTGCTATCTCTCGTATGGAATAGTATTCGAGTGTATGTACATCCTCCAACAGACAGATGTTATTATGCTCTTGATAACTTGTTGGCCCTTGATCTGAAATCCACCCCGTGGTCTAGATCAATCGATGACGATGTAAATGCTCTGAGTCGAGACATCGAATGCTTGATCATTGGGGATATGATTGAGGAAATGGTGAAGGATATGCACTCACAACTTGGAGTATAG
- the LOC125212390 gene encoding protein PIN-LIKES 7, whose amino-acid sequence MGLISLLEVSLMPILQVLILCMLGAFMATDYLKLFPAQTRRALNRIVFSVFTPALVFSSLAKTVKLQDLISWWFMPVNIGITFMIGGTLGWIAVKILKPQPYLQYLVVAMCATGNLGNIMVILIPAMCEEPGNPFGEKSACRTIGLSYASLSMALGCFYMWTYTYHLIQNSSTVYRAMLGEGETANEQNKDLEATQTTSLLHHHSSATDLKPAEALGNKLLAVSRQILEELKAPPVVAAFVGFVFGAVSWLRNLVVGSNAPLKVVNDSITVIGDATIPCINLILGGNLTEGFNKSKLEPKLAVVVIVVRYMLLPAAGIGVVKAAAHFGLLPEDPLFQFVLMVQYTLPPAMNIGTMTQLVDVAQEECSVLFLWTYIAAAFSLTAWCTVFMWVLS is encoded by the exons ATGGGGTTGATATCATTGTTGGAGGTGTCATTGATGCCAATTCTACAAGTGCTTATATTGTGTATGTTGGGAGCTTTCATGGCTACTGATTATCTCAAGCTTTTCCCGGCCCAAACTCGACGAGCCTTGAACCGC ATTGTGTTTTCAGTGTTCACTCCAGCATTGGTGTTTTCAAGTCTTGCAAAGACAGTGAAGCTCCAAGACCTTATTTCATGGTGGTTCATGCCTGTGAATATTGGGATCACCTTTATGATAGGAGGCACACTTGGATGGATAGCTGTCAAAATACTAAAACCACAACCTTACCTCCAATATCTGGTGGTGGCTATGTGCGCTACTGGCAACTTGGGAAACATTATGGTCATTCTTATCCCAGCTATGTGTGAAGAGCCCGGCAACCCCTTCGGAGAAAAATCCGCCTGCAGAACAATTGGTCTCTCCTATGCTTCTCTCTCAATGGCT CTAGGTTGCTTCTACATGTGGACGTACACGTACCACTTGATACAAAACTCGAGCACAGTGTATCGTGCAATGCTTGGGGAGGGGGAGACCGCGAACGAACAAAACAAGGATTTGGAAGCCACTCAGACAACAagtcttcttcatcatcatagTAGT GCAACGGATCTGAAGCCAGCTGAAGCACTAGGGAACAAATTGTTGGCAGTTTCGCGTCAAATATTGGAAGAGCTAAAAGCACCTCCCGTCGTTGCTGCT TTTGTGGGGTTCGTATTTGGTGCTGTTTCGTGGCTTAGAAACCTTGTCGTTGGCAGCAATGCTCCACTTAAAGTGGTCAATGATTCCATCACAGTCATAGG GGATGCAACCATTCCTTGCATCAACCTCATCCTAGGGGGCAACCTCACAGAAG GATTCAACAAGTCGAAATTGGAGCCAAAACTGGCAGTTGTGGTGATCGTAGTGAGATACATGTTGCTTCCAGCAGCGGGAATTGGAGTTGTGAAAGCAGCGGCGCATTTTGGGCTTCTCCCGGAAGATCCACTGTTCCAGTTCGTGCTCATGGTCCAGTACACTCTTCCACCAGCTATGAACATTGGAACCATGACACAACTAGTTGATGTCGCACAAGAGGAATGTTCTGTCCTATTTCTCTGGACCTACATAGCAGCCGCCTTTTCGCTCACTGCGTGGTGCACTGTTTTCATGTGGGTTTTGTCCTAA
- the LOC125216927 gene encoding uncharacterized protein LOC125216927 isoform X1, which yields MGSLMYLPDNNENGMARKVVLHKRYDGGFEAPRNSMELPVESSYGLYAARDNILVQAYAHHMTKELSGEDYYSTEAPMKKLICEEISKRPDLRSKSPSVVARLMGVDVLPFDSKPGMQLTDIRNGSPVDKFMDENRSKKGSVGHTVSIPNCSKQIEVDHTGRYIDGYPYQSSSRLKSNRPKPREHPQEEELQKFKQDFEVWQAARFNKCSNFVKFDSPPPELLAQEELNREKMYLYATSCRTNKCESLREDDDLSELNDSCNMLDFERVAKKNLRYSDGGKESLHPNRGIRTDFRASQLMSSGHLLNIVSAPSKIVVLRPGPDMTSISDGSWGNTPSTSAGADTIEDFLADVKERLESELQGKCSKRSTTVRGRGIETPYREKPSKSREIAECIAQEVRDSVSRDLGMNLPRSQSTRSYRSGIQNGTGSPEFINRDTRKFLAERLSNVLKGERHRQAVRNSSTFSMSDFEKGKPGQLRSTWTENKMRHHDSFRNELQKRSCSFREDPDEVGMHHQEDMSPRNLVRSLSTPVSVSGRSFGNLLLEDRHVLTGTQIRRKHEATEKVPMNIKKQKKDKFNIREKVSSFRYNLTLRVRLFRRRVKSMERSSQNKNNLFNNIPNGPVSMMSFSDTHGNSTEVPPSPASVCSSVHDEFWRSNDYLSPISSSGGLQLEDSDVSNVFREINSNLTELRRKLDQFEGACLEETMHEPHPAEVETDIEDQSEAYIRDLLIAAGLYDDSFSRSLSKWTPLGKPITAQVFEEVEEMYKESTKVKDQAEKTNHKMIVDLLNEVLPAILREPVNISRYMEKANGLEHKSPNGRILLSLVWNSIRVYVHPPTDRCYYALDNLLALDLKSTPWSRSIDDDVNALSRDIECLIIGDMIEEMVKDMHSQLGV from the exons ATGGGAAGCTTGATGTACCTGCCTGACAATAACGAGAACGGGATGGCTAGGAAAGTTGTTCTGCATAAGAGATATGATGGTG GTTTTGAAGCTCCACGAAATAGTATGGAACTGCCAGTTGAGTCATCCTATGGATTATATGCTGCAAGAGATAATATATTGGTACAAGCA TATGCTCATCACATGACAAAGGAATTATCTGGTGAGGACTACTACTCCACTGAGGCTCCAATGAAGAAGTTAATATGTGAAGAGATTTCTAAAAGACCTGATTTAAGATCAAAATCACCAAGCGTAGTGGCTCGCCTAATGGGAGTTGATGTGTTACCTTTTGATTCAAAACCTGGGATGCAACTGACTGATATAAGAAATGGAAGTCCAGTGGACAAGTTTATGGACGAGAATCGATCTAAGAAGGGCTCAGTTGGTCATACAGTCTCTATCCCCAATTGCTCCAAGCAGATAGAAGTTGATCACACTGGTCGTTATATTGATGGCTATCCTTATCAGTCCAGCAGCAGGTTGAAGTCGAATAGACCTAAACCCAGGGAACATCCTCAAGAAGAGGAGCTACAGAAGTTCAAGCAGGACTTTGAAGTATGGCAAGCAGCACGATTTAACAAATgttctaattttgtaaaatttgacAGTCCTCCACCCGAGCTGCTTGCACAAGAAGAACTCAATAGAGAGAAGATGTATCTTTATGCTACTTCTTGTAGAACTAACAAGTGTGAGAGCCTAAGGGAAGATGATGATCTATCAGAACTAAATGATTCCTGCAACATGCTTGACTTTGAGAGGGTTGCAAAGAAAAATTTACGCTATTCAGATGGGGGAAAGGAATCTTTACATCCAAATAGAGGGATAAGAACAGACTTTAGGGCCTCTCAACTCATGAGTTCTGGTCATTTGCTTAATATTGTTTCAGCTCCTTCCAAGATTGTGGTTTTAAGGCCTGGTCCTGATATGACAAGTATCAGTGATGGTTCGTGGGGCAATACTCCCAGCACTTCAGCAGGGGCAGATACTATAGAAGATTTTCTTGCAGATGTGAAGGAAAGACTAGAGTCTGAGTTGCAAGGTAAATGTTCTAAGAGGAGCACAACTGTGAGAGGACGAGGGATTGAGACCCCTTACAGGGaaaaaccatcaaaatcaaGAGAAATAGCTGAGTGTATCGCACAAGAGGTGAGAGATAGTGTCTCAAGGGATCTTGGGATGAATTTACCTCGTTCTCAGTCTACAAGATCGTACAGAAGTGGAATTCAGAACGGAACAGGTTCTCCTGAGTTCATCAACAGAGATACAAGGAAATTCTTAGCAGAGAGGTTGAGTAATGTTCTTAAAGGAGAAAGACATCGTCAAGCTGTCCGTAATAGTTCAACGTTTTCCATGTCAGATTTTGAGAAGGGTAAACCCGGACAGTTAAGGAGTACATGgactgaaaataaaatgcgCCATCATGatagttttagaaatgaattacAAAAGCGCAGCTGCTCTTTCAGAGAGGATCCTGATGAAGTTGGGATGCACCACCAGGAAGACATGTCTCCGAGGAACCTAGTGAGATCTTTATCAACTCCAGTCTCGGTATCTGGAAGATCATTTGGAAATCTCCTTCTGGAGGATCGCCATGTACTAACTGGGACACAAATCAGGAGGAAGCATGAAGCAACTGAGAAGGTCCCCATGAACattaaaaaacagaaaaaggaTAAATTTAACATAAGGGAAAAGGTTTCGAGCTTTCGATACAACTTGACGCTCAGAGTGAGACTGTTCCGTAGGAGAGTGAAGTCTATGGAGAGATCCagtcaaaacaaaaacaacctCTTCAACAATATTCCAAATGGACCAGTATCCATGATGAGTTTCTCTGACACACAT GGGAATTCCACTGAAGTGCCACCCAGCCCCGCATCCGTGTGCAGTAGTGTTCATGATGAGTTTTGGAGGTCAAATGACTACCTAAGTCCTATATCATCATCAGGTGGACTTCAACTGGAGGACAGCGACGTGTCCAATGTTTTCAGAGAAATAAACTCAAATTTGACGG AGTTGCGGAGGAAATTAGATCAATTTGAAGGAGCTTGTCTAGAGGAAACTATGCATGAACCACATCCTGCAGAAGTTGAAACAGATATAGAGGACCAATCTGAAGCCTACATTAGAGATTTGTTGATTGCTGCTGGTCTGTATGATGATTCATTTAGTCGATCGCTGTCAAAATGGACACCACTTGGTAAGCCTATCACCGCCCAGGTCTTCGAGGAAGTTGAAGAGATGTATAAAGAAAGCACCAAGGTTAAAGATCAGGcagaaaaaacaaatcacaAGATGATAGTTGATTTGTTGAATGAAGTGCTTCCTGCCATACTTAGAGAACCGGTGAACATATCTAGATACATGGAGAAGGCTAACGGGCTCGAGCACAAGTCTCCAAATGGAAGAATATTGCTATCTCTCGTATGGAATAGTATTCGAGTGTATGTACATCCTCCAACAGACAGATGTTATTATGCTCTTGATAACTTGTTGGCCCTTGATCTGAAATCCACCCCGTGGTCTAGATCAATCGATGACGATGTAAATGCTCTGAGTCGAGACATCGAATGCTTGATCATTGGGGATATGATTGAGGAAATGGTGAAGGATATGCACTCACAACTTGGAGTATAG
- the LOC125212389 gene encoding exosome complex exonuclease RRP44 homolog A-like, which translates to MLQSKSFVKKTKQGKVMKVVREHYLRDDIYCGAPFCKVCDVTGARLDSNASTIIVVDTNVVLHQIDLLENPAVDNVVVLSIVLEEVKNKNLAVYNRLRALCSNTLRRFFVFSNEYHKDTYVKIETGESPNDRNDRAIRVAAQWYQNHLGAAVRVLLVTNDRDNKRKAIEGGIPAETVESYVKSLDQPALLDLIVQAPAEDVTMEDAEDLRPSKRKTIYAEHKPMSEITSGMHRGIYHQGKLRVNRYNPFEAYVGSESIGDEIIIYGRTNMNRAFDGDIVAVELLAQDCWKEEKSLAIANDEDEEEDDFHLAPSSADDAPRGSHPSQVSTGNKSDMPTRPSGRVIGIIKRNWHSYCGSLEPMPMPAGDGGIAHALFVSKDRRLPKIRIQTRQLGNLLDKRIIVAVDSWDRLSRYPSGHYVRTIGNIGDRDTESEVVLIENDIDARPFSTQVLACLPPLPWSVSAEDIANPIRQDMRHIRVFSVDPPGCRDIDDALHCTLLPSGHFEVGVHIADVTNFLHSGTPLDDEASQRGTSVYLVERRIDMLPKPLTEDICSLRADVERLTFSVIWEMTPEAEIISTRYTKAIVKSCAALSYVEAQARMDDSRIADPLTTDLRNLNKLAKIMRQKRIERGALTLASAEVKFQIDTETHDPLDIGMYQIREANQMIEEFMLAANISVAKKILQHFPPTSLLRRHPTPTNEMLEPLLQTAASVGLSLDVTSSKALADSLDRAVGDDPFFNKLIRILATRCMSQAVYFCSGDLSPPEFYHYGLAAPVYTHFTSPIRRYADVIVHRLLAASLGICRLPDIFQDRPRLTGIADNLNYRHRNAQMASRGSVELHTLIYFRKWPTDTEARILKIRANGFIVFVPKYGIEGPVYLTSRGQKGSGEWIIDEQQQKIKKTNGEVSYGVLQPVRIHMEVVEPQPNRPKLELTLI; encoded by the exons ATGTTGCAGAGCAAGTCGTTCGTGAAGAAAACGAAGCAAGGAAAAGTTATGAAG GTAGTGAGAGAACACTATTTGAGAGATGATATTTACTGCGGCGCGCCTTTCTGCAAGGTTTGCGATGTTACTGGCGCGCGCCTTGACTCGAATGCCTCAACGATTATCGTAGTAGACACCAATGTCGTTCTCCATCAG ATTGATTTGTTGGAAAATCCGGCAGTGGATAATGTTGTGGTGCTATCAATCGTCCTCGAGGAAGTGAAGAACAAAAACCTTGCTGTATATAATAGGCTTAGGGCCCTTTGCAGCAATACGCTAAGGAGGTTCTTTGTCTTTTCAAATGAGTATCACAA GGATACATATGTAAAAATTGAGACTGGTGAAAGTCCAAATGACAGGAATGACAGAG CAATTCGGGTGGCGGCCCAATGGTATCAGAATCACCTCGGCGCTGCAGTACGAGTATTGCTGGTTACTAATGATAGAGATAACAAAAGGAAGGCTATTGAGGGTGGCATTCCTGCAGAGACAG TTGAATCATATGTCAAATCTCTTGATCAACCAGCACTGCTTGACCTGATTGTTCAGGCTCCAGCTGAAGATGTTACGATGGAGGATGCTGAAGATTTACGGCCCTCGAAGAGAAAAACAATATATGCTGAG CATAAGCCCATGTCTGAAATTACTTCTGGCATGCATCGTGGAATTTACCACCAAGGGAAACTTCGGGTTAATCGTTATAATCCATTTGAAGCATATGTTGGGAGTGAAAGTATTGGagatgaaattattatttatggacGTACAAACATGAACAGAGCTTTTGATGGTGATATTGTGGCTGTGGAACTTTTGGCTCAAGATTGCTGGAAAGAAGAGAAATCTCTTGCAATAGCAAATGATG AGGATGAGGAGGAGGATGATTTTCATTTAGCGCCGAGCAGTGCTGATGATGCTCCTAGAGGCTCACATCCATCACAGGTTTCAACCGGAAACAAGAGTGACATGCCTACTCGCCCATCTGGTCGTGTTATTGGCATTATAAAACGGAACTGGCACTC TTATTGTGGATCTTTGGAGCCAATGCCTATGCCTGCTGGTGACGGTGGTATTGCACATGCTCTGTTTGTCTCAAAGGATCGGAGACTTCCTAAGATTCGCATACAAACCCGACAGCTTGGAAATTTATTGGACAAACGAATCATTGTTGCTGTGGATTCATGGGACCGCTTATCTCGATATCCTTCTGGACATTATGTCAGAACCATAGGCAATATAGGTGATAGAGACACCGAAAGTGAG GTGGTACTGATAGAAAATGATATTGATGCAAGACCATTTTCCACTCAAGTTTTGGCATGTTTGCCACCCTTACCGTGGTCTGTGTCTGCTGAAGATATAGCAAATCCCATCAGGCAGGATATGCGTCATATTCGTGTCTTCAGTGTGGATCCTCCAG GTTGCAGGGATATTGATGATGCTTTACATTGTACACTTCTTCCGAGTGGACATTTTGAAGTTGGAGTCC ATATCGCCGATGTTAcaaattttcttcattctgGAACCCCGTTGGATGACGAGGCTTCACAAAGGGGCACTTCTGTCTACCTTGTTGAGAGGCGTATTGACATGCTTCCAAAACCTCTAACAGAAG ATATATGTTCTTTGCGCGCAGATGTAGAGAGACTAACCTTTTCTGTTATATGG GAAATGACTCCTGAAGCAGAAATTATTTCTACAAGATACACAAAGGCCATTGTCAAATCTTGTGCTGCATTATCTTATGTTGAAGCTCAGGCGAGGATGGATGATAG TCGCATTGCTGATCCATTAACTACAGATTTGCGGAATCTGAACAAATTAGCTAAG ATAATGAGGCAAAAACGTATTGAAAGAGGAGCCTTGACTCTTGCTTCTGCTGAAGTGAAGTTTCAAATTGATACTGAAACTCATGATCCGCTTGACATAG GCATGTATCAAATAAGAGAAGCAAACCAGATGATTGAGGAGTTTATGCTTGCAGCTAATATATCTGTAGCtaaaaaaattcttcaacATTTTCCCCCCACTTCTTTGTTAAG ACGGCATCCAACCCCAACTAATGAAATGCTTGAACCTTTACTTCAAACTGCTGCTTCTGTTGGTCTCTCTTTGGATGTGACGTCTTCTAAAGCACTGGCAGATTCACTTGATCGTGCTGTG GGTGATGACCCATTTTTCAATAAGTTGATCCGCATTCTGGCAACAAGATGCATGTCACAG GCAGTGTACTTCTGTAGTGGAGATTTAAGCCCTCCAGAGTTTTATCATTATGGTCTTGCTGCTCCCGtatacacacatttcacttCTCCCATAAGAAGATATGCTG ATGTGATTGTACACCGATTGCTTGCGGCATCCTTGGGGATATGCAGACTCCCAGATATATTCCAAGACAGACCACGGCTTACTGGCATTGCTGATA ATTTGAATTATCGCCACAGGAATGCCCAGATGGCTAGTCGGGGTTCAGTTGAGCTCCATACACTCATTTATTTCAGGAAATG GCCGACTGATACGGAGgcaagaatattaaaaataagagcAAATGGCTTCATTGTGTTTGTGCCAAA ATATGGGATTGAAGGACCTGTATACTTGACATCGAGAGGGCAGAAAGGAAGTGGTGAATGGATCATTGACGAGCAGCAGCAAAAGATTAAAAAGACTAATGGGGAGGTGTCTTACGGCGTTCTGCAACCAGTGAGGATTCACATGGAGGTCGTAGAACCACAGCCCAACAGGCCTAAGCTTGAACTCACGCTTATCTGA
- the LOC125215278 gene encoding 50S ribosomal protein L11-like, with translation MATLKEILTRRPVAATIRLTVPAGAAKPAPPVGPALGQYRLNLMAFCKDFNARTQKYKAETPMAVTITAFTDNTFEFTVKSPSVTWYLKKAAGIENGSGRPGHVSASTITVKHVYEIAKIKQSDPYCQYMSLESISKSIIGTANSMGIKVQKELD, from the coding sequence ATGGCGACGCTCAAAGAAATCCTAACACGGCGGCCAGTGGCGGCGACGATCCGGCTGACGGTGCCGGCGGGAGCCGCGAAGCCGGCGCCACCGGTGGGGCCTGCACTCGGTCAGTACCGGCTGAATCTGATGGCATTTTGCAAGGATTTCAACGCTAGAACGCAGAAATACAAGGCGGAAACCCCAATGGCGGTGACGATAACGGCCTTCACCGACAACACGTTCGAGTTCACGGTGAAGTCTCCGTCGGTGACTTGGTACCTGAAGAAGGCGGCGGGGATCGAGAACGGGAGCGGGCGGCCGGGCCACGTGAGCGCGTCGACGATCACGGTGAAGCACGTGTACGAGATCGCGAAGATCAAGCAGAGCGATCCTTACTGCCAGTACATGTCGCTGGAGTCCATCTCGAAGTCGATTATTGGAACTGCCAATTCCATGGGTATTAAGGTGCAGAAAGAGCTTGATTGA